Genomic segment of Candidatus Methylomirabilota bacterium:
GACACCGAGGCGCTGCGCCCCTTCATCACGAAGGACAAGATTCCGTACCTGTCCGGCTCGTACTCCGGGCACCTGACGGATCCGCGGCAGACGCCGTACAACTTTCCCGGCGGCATCGATTACACGAGCCAGATCCGCATCTTCCTCAACTACGTGAGGGAGACCTGGAAGGACACGAGCCGCAAGCCGCGCGTGGCCTTCATCTACGCCGACAACGCCTACGGGCGGGCGCCGATCGAGTCCGGACGCAAGTACGCGCCGGAAGTCGGCGTGGACCTGGTGGACGAGGAAGTCATCCCCACCGTCCTCACCGACGCGACCTCCCAGCTCCTGACCATGCAGAAGAAGGACCCTGACTTCGCCTACATCAACACCAACACCCAGTGGGTCCCGGTGGTGCTGAAGGACTCCTACAAGCTCGGGCTCCGGACCAAGTACGTCGTCAACAACTACGGCCTCGACGAGCGCACGCCCAAGCTGGCGGGGGACGCGGCCGAGGGCGTGATCGGGATCCAGGACGTCGCCTACTGGGGCGACAACGTGCCCGGCATGAAGATCCTGATGGAGTTCCACGCGAAGCATCACGGCGGCGACGTCCACGCCTCGCCCTACATGCGCGGGTGGCTGTGGGTGATCGTGGCGGCCGAGGCGATCAAGCGCGCGGGGCCGAATCCGACCGGCGAGACGATCAAGAACGCGCTCGAGA
This window contains:
- a CDS encoding ABC transporter substrate-binding protein gives rise to the protein MSRVHRPLVGFVLFGLLVLGLGAAPADAQTAIKLGNLVDLTGPTSDQGKDIAQGRIDAVQYLNERGGINGRKIELVSVEYGFQPPRAVAAYKRFIEEDRVLLVLGYGTPDTEALRPFITKDKIPYLSGSYSGHLTDPRQTPYNFPGGIDYTSQIRIFLNYVRETWKDTSRKPRVAFIYADNAYGRAPIESGRKYAPEVGVDLVDEEVIPTVLTDATSQLLTMQKKDPDFAYINTNTQWVPVVLKDSYKLGLRTKYVVNNYGLDERTPKLAGDAAEGVIGIQDVAYWGDNVPGMKILMEFHAKHHGGDVHASPYMRGWLWVIVAAEAIKRAGPNPTGETIKNALETLKEFDTWGLTPPFTYTSEDHRPTNRARLVQIKGGKVVPMHEVTVARDMKWIGK